A genomic region of uncultured Paludibaculum sp. contains the following coding sequences:
- a CDS encoding ABC transporter ATP-binding protein, translating to MQLSDQSMIKLDGVTKVFTTEDVETHALSGIHLDIKKGEYVTIAGPSGCGKSTLLAILGLLDSPSGGSYTLNNQAVQSLKLSDRARIRNREIGFIFQAFNLIGDLTVYENVELPLTYRGMGSAERKKRVHEALERVGMSHRVKHYPSQLSGGQQQRVAVARALVGSPSILLADEPTGNLDSANGESVMELMTELHRGGATICMVTHDPRYALLAQRTVRLFDGRIVEESVGMAS from the coding sequence GTGCAACTGAGCGACCAGTCGATGATCAAACTTGACGGCGTCACCAAGGTTTTCACCACCGAGGACGTCGAAACCCATGCCCTGTCCGGTATCCACCTGGATATCAAGAAGGGGGAATACGTCACCATCGCGGGCCCATCCGGGTGCGGCAAGTCCACGCTGCTCGCCATTCTTGGGCTCCTGGACTCGCCCAGCGGCGGCTCCTACACGCTCAATAACCAGGCGGTTCAGAGCCTGAAGCTCAGCGACCGGGCACGGATCCGCAACCGCGAGATCGGTTTCATCTTCCAGGCATTCAACCTCATCGGCGATCTCACGGTGTACGAAAACGTCGAATTGCCGCTCACCTATCGCGGGATGGGTTCCGCCGAACGCAAGAAGCGCGTCCACGAGGCGCTGGAGCGTGTCGGCATGTCTCACCGCGTGAAGCACTACCCCTCGCAACTCTCCGGCGGTCAGCAACAGCGTGTCGCCGTGGCCCGCGCACTGGTCGGCAGCCCGTCCATCCTGCTGGCGGACGAGCCTACCGGAAACCTGGACTCCGCCAATGGCGAGTCCGTAATGGAACTTATGACCGAGCTGCACCGCGGCGGCGCGACGATCTGCATGGTGACGCACGATCCTCGTTACGCCCTGCTGGCGCAGCGCACGGTTCGGTTGTTTGATGGCCGCATAGTCGAAGAAAGTGTGGGCATGGCGTCATGA
- a CDS encoding ABC transporter permease: MLDDLRGALRRLWKNPGASVAAVLALGIGIGFNTAIFSVADALLLRPLPIPEIDRVVMPAGQNEGDPRSFRSISPADYREWKSSAKSFQSLAVSHGWSANLTGAGDPVPLEGSQVTASLFDVLQVQPLMGRAFLAEEELPGKDRSVLLSYNLWQRQFGSDPAILSRTIELSGRKFTVIGVMPKGITFPQPSEFWVPLAMKSEDWNEAGSFFLKAVGRLRPGVALEAARAELQGIAQRMTAQYPVNHRKLGARLELLRERISGDLTASYTRVTVAAALFLLLIACLNVASLQFAHVVSRTREMAIRGALGAPRLRLLRQILTESVLVALAGAVFGLLVAVWSLDLMKSSMPPEVERWLPGWQKLGLNGLVLVCTTVTAMAAGLLSGLGPALWLSRTPILGNLHDSGRGSTGSATRQRLRNLLVGGEIALATVLLAGAVLMVKGFHSIGQLSLSVDPAHVLTLRVTLPQQRYPDHAAIARFERDLLDRLNGAPGVASVAVTSDLPYSDSMNRSYVTFEGRADDGRPKAIAQIQNVSGGFFRTLGIPVLDGRAFDGSEAEDSQKVAIVTSAFVRQYFPGQNPMGRRFHLGDGKWWTITGIAGDVAHDFTERTPQPVVYLPYSQSGWGAFDVAVQTAGEPMAVLPAVRAAVRAIDPAQPLALIRSFRKLINDSILGIGHMAAMLTVLGAVALFLSVLGIYSLMAWSVRERTREIGVRVALGAQRGQILRMVLKKGVWIAAISLPLGLAGAIAVARLLSQLLFGVSTSDILAFIGMPLVLALALTAACLVPARRATRTDPLTALRHE; this comes from the coding sequence ATGCTCGACGACCTTCGCGGCGCACTCCGCCGTCTGTGGAAGAACCCGGGTGCGAGCGTAGCCGCGGTGCTCGCCTTGGGCATCGGCATTGGTTTCAACACCGCCATCTTCTCCGTGGCGGACGCACTGCTGTTGCGACCATTGCCTATTCCCGAGATCGACCGAGTCGTCATGCCGGCCGGTCAAAACGAAGGTGATCCTCGCAGTTTCCGCTCCATTTCGCCGGCCGACTACCGGGAGTGGAAATCGTCGGCCAAGTCATTCCAAAGTCTGGCGGTTTCCCATGGCTGGTCGGCCAATCTGACCGGCGCCGGCGATCCCGTCCCGCTGGAAGGCTCCCAGGTCACAGCCAGTCTCTTTGACGTGCTCCAGGTCCAACCTCTGATGGGCCGCGCGTTTCTTGCCGAGGAGGAACTGCCCGGCAAAGATCGTTCCGTCCTGCTCAGTTACAACCTCTGGCAGCGCCAGTTTGGTTCCGATCCAGCGATCCTCAGCCGGACCATAGAATTGAGCGGGCGCAAATTCACGGTTATCGGCGTGATGCCGAAGGGTATCACCTTTCCCCAGCCCAGCGAATTCTGGGTTCCTCTGGCCATGAAGTCGGAGGACTGGAACGAGGCGGGCAGTTTTTTCCTGAAGGCGGTGGGCCGCTTGCGGCCGGGTGTCGCTCTGGAAGCGGCACGCGCTGAATTGCAGGGCATTGCGCAGCGCATGACGGCGCAATATCCGGTAAACCACCGCAAATTGGGGGCACGGCTGGAACTGCTGCGCGAGCGGATCTCGGGCGACCTCACGGCCAGCTATACCCGCGTCACCGTGGCCGCGGCTCTGTTTCTCCTCCTCATCGCCTGTCTGAATGTCGCCAGCCTCCAGTTCGCGCACGTCGTGTCCCGGACACGGGAGATGGCGATTCGCGGCGCTCTGGGCGCGCCCCGCCTGCGTCTGCTGCGGCAGATCCTCACCGAAAGCGTGCTAGTGGCGCTGGCCGGGGCGGTGTTCGGCCTGTTGGTTGCGGTCTGGTCGCTGGACCTCATGAAGTCTTCCATGCCGCCTGAGGTGGAACGGTGGCTGCCGGGTTGGCAGAAATTGGGTTTGAACGGTCTTGTCCTGGTGTGTACGACCGTCACGGCCATGGCGGCGGGGTTGCTGTCTGGCCTCGGACCTGCGTTGTGGCTCAGCCGGACGCCGATCCTGGGCAATCTGCACGATTCCGGGCGAGGCTCCACCGGTTCGGCCACCCGGCAGCGGCTGCGCAACCTGTTGGTGGGCGGCGAGATCGCCCTGGCGACAGTTCTGCTGGCCGGAGCCGTGTTGATGGTGAAGGGGTTCCATTCCATTGGGCAGTTGTCGCTGTCGGTCGATCCCGCGCACGTCCTCACCTTGCGGGTGACCTTGCCGCAGCAGCGCTATCCAGACCATGCCGCCATAGCGCGCTTTGAGCGCGATCTGCTCGACCGGCTGAACGGCGCGCCCGGTGTCGCCAGCGTGGCGGTCACCTCCGACCTGCCCTACTCCGATTCCATGAACCGCTCGTATGTGACCTTCGAGGGACGCGCCGACGACGGCCGTCCGAAGGCAATCGCCCAGATCCAGAATGTGTCGGGCGGGTTCTTCCGGACGCTGGGCATTCCCGTCCTCGATGGGCGTGCCTTCGACGGCTCCGAAGCCGAAGATTCCCAGAAGGTTGCGATTGTCACCTCGGCGTTTGTTCGCCAGTACTTCCCTGGACAGAATCCGATGGGCCGGCGCTTTCACCTAGGTGACGGAAAATGGTGGACCATCACGGGCATCGCGGGTGATGTGGCGCACGACTTCACTGAGCGGACTCCGCAACCGGTAGTCTATCTGCCATATTCCCAATCCGGATGGGGTGCTTTCGACGTGGCCGTGCAGACGGCCGGAGAACCCATGGCCGTCCTGCCTGCTGTGCGGGCCGCGGTCCGGGCGATTGACCCGGCTCAGCCTCTCGCTCTCATCCGGTCGTTCCGCAAGTTGATCAACGACAGCATTCTGGGCATCGGACACATGGCCGCGATGCTGACGGTGCTGGGTGCCGTGGCTCTGTTCCTCTCCGTGCTGGGCATTTACAGTCTGATGGCCTGGTCAGTACGGGAACGAACCCGCGAGATCGGCGTCCGCGTCGCGCTGGGCGCCCAGCGCGGGCAGATCCTCCGCATGGTGTTGAAAAAGGGAGTCTGGATCGCCGCCATCAGCCTGCCTCTGGGCCTCGCGGGCGCGATTGCTGTGGCCCGCCTGCTGAGCCAGTTGCTCTTTGGGGTCTCCACATCCGATATCCTGGCATTCATTGGTATGCCTCTGGTTCTCGCACTTGCCCTGACGGCCGCCTGTCTCGTGCCGGCGCGGCGGGCCACGCGCACCGACCCGCTCACGGCATTGCGACACGAGTAG
- a CDS encoding sigma-54 dependent transcriptional regulator translates to MSSYRNQTRLLVADDQEDVLAALRLLLKPEGLALDCVTSPQAVLSALDQKEYDLLLMDLNYTRDTTSGQEGFELMSRVQQADSMLPIVVMTAWGSVEVAVEAMRRGAKDFIQKPWDNARLLAIVKTQLELSAALRRGARLEAENRLLQADGRPVMIAEAPSMHPVLQLVSRVGPSDANVLITGEPGTGKEVVARTLFAISERSTQPMVTVNMGGLAEGIFESELFGHVKGAFTDAKTDRVGRFELADGGTIFLDEIANLPFNLQAKLLRVLETGEMERVGSSKTKRVNVRVISATNANLHQEAAENRFRQDLLFRLNTIEIHLPPLRERKEDIPLLAAHHLSQMARRYRKPVSGFDPPALQALLEHPWQGNVRELNHVIERAVLMAQDHVIRSSDLALRPSRETGGRLEDMSLEEVEAFLIKKALARYGGNVSQAAGALGLSRSALYRRIQRYGL, encoded by the coding sequence ATGTCATCCTACCGAAATCAAACCCGGCTGCTGGTGGCCGACGACCAGGAAGATGTGCTGGCCGCCCTCAGACTTCTGCTGAAGCCGGAAGGACTTGCACTCGACTGTGTCACCTCGCCGCAGGCCGTTCTCTCGGCACTCGATCAGAAGGAGTATGACCTCCTGCTGATGGACCTCAACTACACCCGCGACACGACATCGGGGCAGGAAGGGTTCGAATTGATGAGCCGCGTGCAGCAGGCCGATTCCATGCTGCCCATTGTGGTGATGACGGCCTGGGGCAGCGTCGAGGTGGCCGTGGAAGCGATGCGGCGCGGCGCCAAGGACTTCATTCAGAAGCCCTGGGACAACGCCCGGCTGCTAGCTATCGTGAAGACCCAGTTGGAACTCTCCGCGGCCCTGCGCCGGGGCGCCCGGCTGGAAGCGGAGAATCGCCTGCTGCAGGCCGACGGCCGGCCCGTCATGATTGCCGAGGCGCCCTCCATGCACCCCGTGCTGCAACTGGTATCGCGCGTGGGCCCATCCGACGCCAATGTATTGATCACCGGCGAGCCCGGAACCGGCAAGGAAGTCGTGGCCAGGACGCTCTTTGCCATCAGCGAGCGCTCCACGCAGCCCATGGTGACGGTCAATATGGGCGGGCTGGCCGAGGGAATCTTCGAAAGCGAGCTCTTCGGTCACGTGAAAGGCGCCTTCACCGACGCCAAGACCGACCGCGTGGGCCGCTTCGAATTGGCCGATGGCGGCACCATCTTCCTGGACGAGATCGCGAACCTGCCGTTCAACCTCCAGGCTAAGCTGCTGCGCGTGCTGGAGACCGGAGAGATGGAGCGCGTGGGTTCGTCCAAAACGAAGCGCGTGAACGTGCGTGTCATCTCCGCCACCAACGCGAATCTGCATCAGGAGGCGGCGGAGAACCGGTTCCGTCAGGACCTTCTATTCCGCCTGAATACCATTGAGATTCACCTGCCGCCGCTGCGGGAGCGCAAGGAAGACATTCCGTTGCTGGCCGCGCATCACCTGTCGCAGATGGCACGCCGCTACCGTAAGCCGGTGAGTGGCTTTGATCCGCCAGCGCTGCAGGCCCTGCTGGAACATCCCTGGCAGGGCAATGTCCGCGAACTGAATCACGTGATCGAGCGGGCCGTACTCATGGCCCAGGATCATGTGATCCGCAGCAGCGATCTGGCGTTGCGCCCGTCGCGGGAGACCGGCGGCCGCCTGGAAGACATGAGCCTGGAGGAAGTTGAGGCGTTCCTCATCAAGAAGGCTCTGGCCCGCTACGGCGGAAACGTCAGCCAGGCGGCCGGGGCGCTGGGGTTGAGCCGCAGCGCGCTATACCGGCGCATCCAGCGTTACGGTCTATGA
- a CDS encoding ABC transporter ATP-binding protein yields MISLRNIEKFYQQGPDRFYVLRRINLEIKEGDFIAVMGPSGAGKSTLLHVLGMHDTSWTGEYQLFDHNIHRMDRKQRLEVYKKYFGFVFQSYHLLDDLTVAENLDVPLSYRNIKKTERQAIVADTLDRFQMVGKKDLFPSQLSGGQQQLVGVARAIIANPKVILADEPTGNLHSSQGIEIMEMFKKLNEAGATIVMVTHSETNASYAHKIVRIVDGWIEGDPRT; encoded by the coding sequence ATGATCTCCTTACGAAACATTGAGAAGTTTTATCAGCAGGGTCCTGACCGCTTTTATGTACTGCGGCGCATCAACCTTGAGATCAAGGAGGGCGACTTCATCGCCGTGATGGGGCCGTCGGGCGCCGGCAAGTCGACCCTGCTCCACGTGCTCGGCATGCACGACACATCGTGGACGGGCGAATACCAGCTCTTCGACCACAACATCCACCGCATGGATCGTAAACAGCGGCTGGAGGTCTATAAGAAGTACTTCGGCTTTGTGTTCCAGAGCTACCATCTGCTGGACGATCTGACGGTGGCCGAGAACCTCGACGTCCCTCTTTCCTACCGCAACATCAAGAAGACAGAGCGCCAGGCGATTGTCGCCGATACGCTCGACCGCTTTCAGATGGTGGGCAAGAAGGACCTGTTCCCCAGCCAGCTTTCCGGCGGCCAACAGCAGTTGGTGGGCGTGGCGCGCGCCATCATCGCCAATCCCAAGGTGATCCTGGCCGACGAACCCACCGGCAATCTGCACTCCTCGCAGGGCATCGAGATTATGGAGATGTTCAAGAAGCTGAACGAGGCCGGCGCGACGATTGTCATGGTGACACACTCCGAAACCAACGCTTCGTACGCGCACAAGATTGTCCGCATTGTGGACGGCTGGATTGAAGGCGATCCAAGGACTTAG
- a CDS encoding HlyD family efflux transporter periplasmic adaptor subunit, with the protein MDVPREGAKKKKIIRRAIIVTLIVAAIPLITYGLSRLKPAAPSVEGGTLWTDTVKRGPMIRQVRGLGTLVPEDTLLIPAINEGRVQKIILRPGALVQSNTVILVLSNPELELAAEDLKWQVKAAEATMQDLRIKLETAKLDLRSAVARVESEFVQAKLKAERDEALGKEGLTPDLTIRLSRAAADEAGKRFEIDKKRLEISASAAEAQIAAQQVGIEKLRAAYALKQQQVDNLKVKAGFPGVLQQMAVEVGQQIPVGTILAKVVQPTHLKAEIKIPETQAKDITIGQLAQVDTHNGVIDAKVSRIDPAAINGNVTVDLRLEGELPLGARPDLSVDGTVELERLSDVLYVMRPVFGQPNSVIGLFKVTPDGKEASRVQVRIGRVSVQTVEVLDGLKVGDRVVLSDMAAWDGHDRLRLN; encoded by the coding sequence ATGGACGTTCCACGCGAAGGCGCGAAAAAGAAAAAAATCATTCGTCGAGCCATCATAGTCACCCTAATTGTCGCCGCCATCCCGCTGATTACCTATGGGTTGTCGAGACTGAAGCCGGCGGCTCCCTCGGTGGAGGGCGGAACTCTGTGGACCGACACAGTGAAGCGCGGCCCCATGATCCGCCAGGTGCGCGGTCTCGGAACCCTGGTTCCCGAAGACACACTCCTGATTCCGGCCATCAACGAAGGGCGCGTCCAGAAAATCATCCTCCGCCCGGGCGCCCTGGTCCAGTCCAACACGGTCATCCTGGTTTTGTCGAACCCTGAACTCGAGCTCGCCGCCGAGGACTTGAAATGGCAGGTGAAGGCCGCCGAGGCCACCATGCAAGACCTCAGAATTAAGCTGGAGACCGCGAAACTGGATCTGCGTTCAGCCGTTGCCCGCGTCGAAAGCGAATTTGTCCAGGCGAAATTGAAGGCTGAGCGGGATGAGGCTCTTGGCAAGGAAGGGCTGACGCCCGATCTGACCATTCGGCTCTCGCGCGCGGCCGCCGACGAAGCCGGCAAGCGCTTCGAAATCGACAAAAAGAGGCTGGAAATCAGCGCCTCCGCGGCCGAGGCACAAATTGCGGCCCAGCAGGTGGGCATCGAGAAGTTGCGGGCCGCCTACGCTCTGAAGCAGCAGCAGGTCGACAACCTTAAGGTGAAGGCTGGTTTCCCGGGCGTCCTGCAGCAGATGGCTGTCGAGGTCGGTCAGCAAATCCCGGTGGGCACTATTTTGGCTAAGGTGGTCCAACCCACTCACTTGAAGGCTGAGATCAAGATCCCCGAAACACAGGCCAAGGACATTACCATCGGCCAATTGGCTCAAGTGGATACGCACAATGGCGTGATTGACGCCAAGGTGTCGCGCATCGACCCCGCCGCGATCAATGGGAACGTGACGGTGGACCTCCGCCTCGAAGGGGAGTTGCCCCTTGGTGCTCGTCCCGACTTAAGTGTTGACGGAACTGTGGAACTTGAGCGGCTTTCCGACGTATTGTATGTGATGCGTCCGGTATTCGGTCAGCCCAATAGTGTCATCGGCCTCTTCAAAGTTACCCCGGACGGGAAGGAAGCTTCCCGCGTCCAGGTGCGAATTGGCCGCGTTTCCGTGCAAACAGTTGAGGTTCTGGACGGTCTAAAGGTGGGCGACCGCGTCGTCCTCTCTGATATGGCTGCCTGGGACGGTCACGATCGATTGAGGCTGAATTAA